A DNA window from Deltaproteobacteria bacterium contains the following coding sequences:
- the panC gene encoding pantoate--beta-alanine ligase, translating to MKIICSVREMQSFSESLRNRGQKIAFVPTMGYFHDGHLSLMREGKLRGDCVAISIYVNPTQFGPSEDFERYPRDFERDKALAEGVGVDVVFYPENKEMYPEHYQTYVNVEKVTENLCGISRPGHFQGVTTVCAKLFNIVKPHYALFGKKDFQQLSAIKRMVQDLNMDLEIIGMPIVRETDGLAMSSRNVYIKENERNSALSLSRSLKLAKQMYDRGERDAFRILDEVKIFIEGHPYARIDYAKICDTTTLKDSERLEGESVLALAVMISKTRLIDNYVFGDVLHL from the coding sequence ATGAAGATCATATGTTCCGTAAGAGAGATGCAGTCATTTTCCGAATCCTTGAGGAATAGAGGACAAAAAATAGCCTTCGTTCCTACAATGGGTTATTTTCACGATGGCCATTTGAGTTTGATGAGAGAGGGAAAGCTGCGGGGCGACTGTGTGGCAATCAGCATTTACGTAAACCCGACGCAGTTCGGTCCAAGTGAGGATTTTGAAAGGTATCCAAGAGATTTTGAAAGGGATAAAGCCCTTGCTGAAGGGGTTGGTGTGGATGTTGTTTTCTATCCTGAGAATAAAGAGATGTACCCTGAACATTATCAGACTTATGTTAATGTTGAGAAGGTAACGGAGAATCTCTGCGGAATCTCGAGGCCCGGACATTTCCAAGGTGTTACAACTGTTTGTGCAAAACTTTTCAACATTGTAAAACCCCATTATGCACTATTCGGCAAGAAGGACTTCCAGCAACTTTCAGCCATTAAGAGGATGGTACAGGACCTTAATATGGATCTCGAGATTATCGGTATGCCAATAGTGAGAGAAACCGATGGTCTGGCTATGAGTTCACGAAATGTGTATATCAAGGAAAATGAGAGGAATTCGGCTCTTAGTCTGAGTCGTTCTTTGAAGTTAGCCAAACAGATGTATGACAGAGGAGAAAGGGATGCTTTCAGGATACTGGATGAGGTCAAAATATTTATAGAAGGACACCCCTATGCCAGGATTGATTACGCGAAGATATGCGATACGACGACCCTGAAAGATAGTGAACGTCTGGAGGGGGAATCCGTTTTAGCCCTTGCTGTGATGATTAGCAAAACGAGACTGATAGATAATTACGTATTCGGGGATGTACTTCATCTGTAA
- a CDS encoding aspartate 1-decarboxylase, producing the protein MQRFMLKSKLHRAVVTDANLHYEGSITIDEKLMNAADILPYEKVNIYNVSNGERFSTYAIKGDQNSGVICLNGAAAWKAKKGDIIIIACYALLDDGDVKKWHPKCVFLDDKNGIKKLK; encoded by the coding sequence ATGCAAAGGTTTATGCTCAAATCAAAACTGCACAGGGCGGTAGTGACCGATGCTAACCTCCATTATGAAGGCAGTATCACGATTGACGAAAAGCTGATGAATGCCGCTGATATACTGCCTTATGAGAAAGTGAATATATATAATGTTTCCAATGGAGAGAGGTTCTCGACGTACGCGATAAAGGGTGACCAAAATTCGGGTGTTATATGTCTGAACGGAGCGGCGGCATGGAAAGCAAAAAAGGGTGACATTATCATTATTGCATGCTATGCGCTTCTTGATGATGGTGATGTTAAGAAGTGGCATCCCAAATGTGTCTTTCTGGATGATAAAAATGGGATAAAGAAATTAAAATAG
- a CDS encoding DUF502 domain-containing protein — protein MKKKLKQIFLTGLAVTIPIGLTLYILFFLIDIMDGLLKIIPVRYHPDTLLGIHIPGLGIIVTLALITIAGLVTTSYVGYKIVQSGEDLVDRIPFVRNIYQAIKKISDSMFMDKRSSFKKVVLVEFPRKGVYTIGFVTGVPSGEIRKKAGQNCISVFLPTTPNPTSGYLIIVPEDELVPMDMSVEEALTFIISVGIVTPSDRPKRREKLHHEGNHIDELKSTE, from the coding sequence TTGAAAAAAAAACTGAAGCAGATTTTTTTAACGGGTCTTGCCGTTACAATTCCGATAGGATTAACACTTTATATCCTTTTCTTTCTCATAGATATCATGGATGGTCTCCTGAAGATTATCCCCGTCAGGTATCATCCTGATACGTTACTTGGTATTCATATTCCCGGTCTTGGAATTATTGTAACTCTGGCCTTGATCACCATCGCCGGTCTTGTCACGACAAGCTATGTTGGTTATAAGATTGTCCAATCAGGAGAAGACCTCGTTGATAGGATACCGTTTGTGAGGAATATTTACCAGGCTATCAAGAAGATCTCTGACAGCATGTTCATGGATAAGAGAAGCAGCTTTAAAAAGGTTGTACTGGTGGAGTTTCCCAGGAAAGGAGTATATACTATCGGATTTGTGACAGGTGTACCAAGCGGGGAGATTCGTAAAAAGGCGGGACAGAACTGTATCAGTGTATTTTTGCCGACAACGCCCAATCCGACATCGGGGTATCTCATTATCGTGCCGGAAGATGAATTGGTTCCCATGGATATGTCTGTAGAGGAAGCATTGACATTCATCATTTCTGTCGGTATCGTGACTCCATCAGACCGTCCGAAAAGGAGAGAGAAATTGCACCACGAAGGGAATCACATTGATGAATTGAA